A window from Malania oleifera isolate guangnan ecotype guangnan chromosome 7, ASM2987363v1, whole genome shotgun sequence encodes these proteins:
- the LOC131159170 gene encoding organelle RRM domain-containing protein 2, mitochondrial translates to MAFACGFRRILGGSSTASTVLWSQLASNRFYTTLTNPKLFVSGLSRLTTDESLTNAFSQFGQLMEAKVIMDRVSGRSKGFGFVTYATVEEAEKAREGMNAKSLDGWVIFVDPAKPREPRPPPQPEPEPSESGFRVNKTIGWCG, encoded by the exons ATGGCTTTTGCTTGCGGTTTTCGTCGCATCCTGGGTGGATCTTCTACGGCCTCCACCGTTCTTTGGTCGCAGTTAGCTTCGAACCGTTTCTATACAACTCTCACTAATCcaaagctctttgtgagcg GCCTTTCAAGATTGACAACAGATGAAAGCCTTACAAATGCATTTTCCCAATTTGGGCAGCTCATGGAAG CTAAAGTCATAATGGATAGAGTCTCTGGAAGATCGAAGGGATTTGGTTTTGTCACATATGCTACTGTAGAAGAAGCCGAAAAGGCTCGGGAGGGAATGAATGCTAAGTCGTTGGATGGATGGGTTATTTTTGTTGATCCTGCTAAGCCAAGGGAGCCTAGACCCCCACCACAGCCAGAACCAGAGCCTTCTGAAAGTGGATTCAGAGTAAATAAGACAATTGGATGGTGTGGATGA